One Fusarium oxysporum f. sp. lycopersici 4287 chromosome 8, whole genome shotgun sequence genomic region harbors:
- a CDS encoding hypothetical protein (At least one base has a quality score < 10): MGDLVDQELSKAADAIAAAAARLAKLKNKPRDGYSTYELKVNDSILDAATAITNAITQLIQAATVTQQEIVQAGRGSTSRTAFYKKNNRWTEGLISAAKAVASSTNTLIETADGVISGRNSPEQLIVASNDVAASTAQLVAASRVKAGFMSKSQEKLEQASK; this comes from the coding sequence TTGGGTGACCTCGTCGACCAGGAGCTCAGTAAAGCTGCAGATGCAATTGCGGCAGCCGCTGCACGACtggccaagctcaagaacaagccccGTGATGGCTACTCAACCTATGAGCTCAAGGTGAACGACTCGATCCTGGATGCGGCGACGGCGATCACCAACGCCATTACGCAACTGATTCAAGCGGCGACAGTGACACAGCAGGAGATCGTACAGGCAGGTCGTGGATCGACGTCGCGAACAGCGTTCTACAAGAAGAACAACCGATGGACTGAGGGACTGATCTCTGCCGCCAAGGCTGTGGCGTCGTCGACTAACACTCTGATTGAGACAGCAGATGGAGTCATCTCTGGGCGCAACAGTCCAGAACAACTCATCGTGGCCTCGAACGATGTGGCGGCGTCGACTGCCCAGCTTGTGGCTGCCAGCAGAGTTAAGGCAGGGTTCAtgtccaagagccaagaaaaGCTCGAGCAGGCCAGTAAG